A region from the Azospirillaceae bacterium genome encodes:
- a CDS encoding phosphoribulokinase encodes MSMRHPIISVTGSSGAGTTSVRQIFENVFRREKVNAVCIDGDAYHRYDRAQMKRAISDAEKQGDHHFSHFGPEANLLDELQELFRRYGDEGTGRTRHYVHDAREAEHYGCPPGTFTAWEDLPGPSDLLFYEGLHGAVVNDGNDIAGHADLRIGVVPVINLEWIQKIHRDRTHRGYSTEDVMTTILRRMPDYVRYICPQFTQTDINFQRVPTVDTSNPFIARWIPTPDESIVVIRFRDPRGIDFPYLASMIAGSFMSRANSIVIPGGKLDLAMQLILTPLILQLVERKRRAG; translated from the coding sequence ATGTCCATGCGCCATCCCATCATCTCCGTCACCGGGTCGTCGGGTGCGGGCACCACCAGCGTCCGCCAGATCTTCGAGAACGTCTTCCGGCGGGAAAAGGTGAACGCCGTCTGCATCGATGGCGACGCCTATCACCGCTACGACCGCGCCCAGATGAAGCGCGCCATCAGTGACGCGGAAAAGCAGGGCGACCACCATTTCAGCCATTTCGGGCCCGAGGCCAACCTGCTGGATGAGTTGCAGGAGCTGTTCCGCCGCTATGGTGACGAGGGTACGGGCCGCACCCGCCACTATGTCCACGATGCCCGCGAGGCGGAACATTACGGCTGCCCCCCCGGCACCTTCACGGCGTGGGAGGATCTGCCCGGCCCCAGCGACCTGCTGTTCTATGAGGGCCTGCACGGCGCCGTCGTCAACGACGGCAACGACATTGCCGGCCATGCGGACCTGAGGATCGGCGTGGTGCCGGTGATCAACCTGGAATGGATCCAGAAGATCCACCGCGACCGCACCCATCGCGGTTACAGCACCGAGGATGTGATGACCACCATCCTGCGGCGCATGCCGGATTACGTCCGCTACATCTGCCCGCAGTTCACGCAGACCGACATCAACTTCCAGCGCGTGCCGACGGTCGATACCTCCAACCCCTTCATCGCCCGCTGGATACCCACGCCCGACGAGTCGATCGTCGTCATCCGTTTCCGCGACCCGCGCGGCATCGACTTCCCCTACCTGGCATCGATGATCGCCGGCAGCTTCATGTCGCGGGCCAATTCCATCGTCATCCCGGGCGGCAAGCTCGACCTCGCCATGCAGCTGATCCTGACGCCGCTGATCCTGCAACTGGTCGAACGCAAGCGCCGCGCCGGCTGA
- a CDS encoding fructose-1,6-bisphosphatase — protein sequence MADATTLARHLVAWRNETKDGSADAAAALKGDVVRTILALADAGLAIADLVAIGPLAGEMAAVRGESNGDTQKELDLLSHDIVVDRLTGAPVAVVGSEESDAPVLLDPTGSLVVAIDPLDGSSNIETNVSVGTIFSILGVEDAGDPAASLLQPGHRQLAAGFLVYGPQTALVLTLGAGTEIFILDKRPVEPVVAVQAGNGWAAPPPPTPTAEFVRMTGPVAVTAETKEFAINASNQRHWPPSVRGYVDDCLAGTDGPRAKDYNMRWIASLVADAFRILRRGGVYLYPADERPGYRAGRLRLVYEANPIAFIVEQAGGAATDGQNRILDLAPAHLHERTALVFGSRTEVERVADHHTAPHLLADRAPLFGQRGLLRA from the coding sequence ATGGCGGACGCCACGACATTGGCACGGCATCTGGTCGCCTGGCGCAATGAGACAAAAGACGGAAGCGCTGATGCGGCGGCCGCCCTGAAGGGCGATGTCGTGCGCACCATCCTGGCCCTGGCCGACGCCGGCCTGGCCATCGCCGACCTGGTGGCCATCGGCCCGCTGGCGGGCGAAATGGCGGCCGTGCGCGGCGAAAGCAACGGCGACACCCAGAAGGAACTGGACCTGCTGTCCCACGACATCGTGGTCGACCGCTTGACCGGCGCGCCGGTCGCCGTGGTGGGGTCGGAGGAAAGCGACGCCCCCGTCCTGCTGGACCCCACCGGCAGCCTGGTGGTGGCGATCGATCCGCTGGACGGGTCGTCCAACATCGAAACCAACGTGTCGGTCGGCACCATCTTTTCCATCCTGGGGGTGGAGGATGCGGGCGACCCGGCGGCGTCCCTGCTGCAGCCGGGGCATCGCCAGCTGGCGGCGGGCTTCCTGGTCTACGGCCCGCAGACGGCCCTGGTGCTGACCCTGGGCGCAGGCACGGAAATCTTCATCCTGGACAAGCGGCCGGTCGAGCCGGTGGTGGCGGTGCAGGCGGGCAACGGCTGGGCCGCCCCGCCGCCGCCCACGCCCACGGCGGAATTCGTGCGCATGACCGGCCCGGTCGCGGTGACGGCGGAGACCAAGGAATTCGCCATCAACGCGTCCAACCAGCGCCATTGGCCGCCCAGCGTGCGTGGGTATGTCGATGATTGCCTGGCGGGAACGGACGGGCCGCGGGCCAAGGACTACAACATGCGCTGGATCGCGTCGCTGGTGGCGGACGCCTTCCGCATCCTGCGCCGGGGCGGCGTCTACCTGTACCCGGCGGATGAGCGCCCGGGCTATCGCGCCGGCCGCCTGCGCCTGGTCTATGAGGCCAACCCCATCGCCTTCATCGTCGAACAGGCGGGCGGTGCCGCCACCGACGGGCAGAACCGCATCCTGGATCTGGCGCCGGCCCATCTGCACGAGCGCACCGCCCTGGTCTTCGGGTCCCGCACCGAGGTGGAACGGGTGGCCGACCACCACACCGCCCCGCACCTGCTGGCCGACCGCGCGCCCCTGTTCGGCCAGCGCGGCCTGCTGCGCGCCTGA